In the genome of Nonomuraea sp. NBC_00507, the window GACTTGATAGTAGGTCCCCAGAACTTGAATTAGCACGTCCTGAATTGGTCCAGGCCCGTCGTGTCATTCGATGGTCTCGACGACACAACCGTTAACAACAACGGGGTGGGCGTGGCGTTCTGTCCAGATATTCCACTCCAGAAAGCAGGCACTCCATGAGCAGCATCAGCATTATCGGCCTGGGGGGTATGGGCCGCGCCATTGGCGCCCGCGCGGTCGAGGGCGGCCACGCCGTCGAGGTCGTCGGTCGCGACGCGGCCAAGGCCAAGGACCTGGCCGCCGCGCTCGGCGGCGGCGCCACGGCCGGGACATTCGGCACCGCCCCAGCCGGCGACATCGTCATCCTCGCCGTGCCGAACGCCAGCGCCGTGCCGGTCGTCGCCCAGTACGGGGACGCGCTGGCCGGCAAGGTCATCATCGACATCACCAACCCCATGAAAGCCGACGCCACCGGGCTGACCACCCCTGACGGCACTTCCGCCGCGCAGGAGATCGCCAAGGCCGCCCCGGCGAGCGCGCACGTCGTGAAGGCGTTCAACACCGTCTTCGGCCACGTCCTGGCCCCGGGGCGCCCATTGGACGTGCTCTTCGCCGGCGACGACGCGCGGGCCAAGGCAAGCGTATCGGCGTTCATCGAGAGCCTCGGGTTGCGCCCCCTGGATGCCGGAGGCCTGGAGATGGCGCACTGGCTGGAAGGGACGGGCCTGCTGATGATCAACCTGGCCCGCCACGGCGTGGGCGACTTCAACTTCGCCCTCGGCGTCAGCAATCTCAGCTGAGCACACCCGCACCACCAATTCTCGCGCCACCTCACTCATAAGGAACAGCAGAATGCGCGTTTTCGTCACTGGCGGGACCGGCCATTCCGGTTCGTACATCGTTCCCGAGCTCATCGCCGCCGGGCACGAGGTCACCGGCCTGGCCCGGTCGGACACTGCCGCGGCGGCGCTGTCCGCGCTCGGCGCGAAGGTGCGTCGCGGCGACCTCGGGGATCTCGACGGGCTCAAGGAAGCGGCTGCGGACTCCGACGGCGTCATCCACGTCGCGCACCGGCAAGACCTGCTTTTCTCCGGCGGGATCCACGCCGTGGCCGCCGCCGAGCTCCCGATCATGCTCGCCTACGGCGAGGCACTGGCGGGAACCGGAAAGCCGCTGGTCGCGGCGGGGAGCATCGGCTCGCCCGGGCAGGGATTCCTGGGCCGGACGGCCACCGAGGAGGACCCGGCCCTTCCCAGTGGCGATGAGCACAAGGGCACCCTGCGGGCTCGTAACGTCGTGGAAACCACCGTAATCGGCCTCGCCGAGCAGGGCGTGCGGTCTTCGGTCGTGCGGATCGCCAACATCGCGCACAGCACGACCGATCGTGCCGGCTTCCTCCCGACGCTGATCGCGCTCGCGAAGGAGAAGGGCTTCATCGGCTACCCCGGAGACGGCGCGAACCTGTGGAACGCCGTGCACATCCGCGATGTTGCCTCCTTGTTCCGCCTGGCGCTGGAGAAGGGCCCGGCCGGCAAATACTGGCACGCGGTCGACGACGGGGGCATCCCGGTCCGCGAGATCGCCGAGGCCATCGGCAGCCGTCTGGGCCTGCCCGCCGTGAGCGTTCCCGTGGACGAACTGGTGCTGCCGGGATACTTCGGGTTCCTCGCGAACATCGTCACGCAGAGCTACCCGGCGTCCAACCTCGTCACCCGCCGGACCCTCGGCTGGGAACCCGCTCAGCCCCGCCTGCTCGCCGATCTGGACAACGGCCACTACTTCCCCGCCAGCTGACGGCAAGGACCCGAGTCGCAACGAGTCCGGCACATGACAAGGAGGGCGGCTCAGAATATGACGACTGTGGGATTCATCGGCAGCGGCGCCATCGGCAGCACCATCGCGCGGCTCGCCGTTGAGGCCGGGCATCAGGTCGTGCTCAGCAACTCACGCGGTCCCGAAACGCTCGCGGACATGGCCGCGGAACTGGGGCCGCGGGCGTCCGCGGCGAGCCGCGGCAGCCGGTGACATCGTCGTGATCACGGTGCCGGTCAAGGCCTTCCCCCACGTGCCCGCCGCGCCACTGGCCGGGAAGACGGTCATCGACACGTGCAACTACGGCCCCGAGCGTGACGCCCATCCCCGAGCTCGAGAGCAAGTCGCTCACCTCAAGCGAGCTGCTGCTGCAGGCGGGCTTCTGCGATGCTCGACGCGCGAGTGGTGTTGAGGTGTGTCATCAGTTCTCGATTGGTCGCGCGAGCTGCGTCGAGATCGTCGGTGAGGTCAGAGATCTGACTGCGCAGGCTTTGGACGAGTTCTTCGAGTTCGGCGACCCGGCTGCGGAGGACATGCAGATCCTCGTTCGGCGGAAGCCCGACTTCCTGGGCCACCGCCTGTCCGAAGGTCTTGGAGAGGCGGCTTTCCGAGCACGATCACTTCACTCTCACCCGCAACGGGCGACCTCACGCCGTCATTGTTTCCGTGGCCAAGTGGGAGTCCCCGCAGGAGACCCTGGAGATCCTCGCCGACCCGGAGATACGTGGCGACCTGGTCGAGGCCGCCGCTGGCGTGGAGAGCGTCGACGTGACCACAGAGGAGGAGATGGCCGCCATCATGGCGGCTCGCCTTGGTAAGGCGAGCGCGTGAGTGACCGCTACACGATCCTCCTGGCCCCGCCCGCTCGGCGTGCGCTCACCTCGGGCTTGCCCGAGACTGTGGCGGCCGAGGGCGCCGCCGCTTCGACCACAAGACCGCGCCATCGTCACGATCCACACCGTCGCCGGCCTGTCACCGGACGGATCACCCACGCCCAGATCGCCGCGCTGATACGCGGCCACTGAAACACAGACCCCGGCGGCCTTCAGCTACTCGGTATTACTACATGAGAACGCTTCGGCCCTGACCTCTGCTCTGATCTGGGAAAGACTCTCCGGGAGCCGATCGCCATCGACGCCGAACTGTGTCACCTTGGCCGTGGCTGGCCGGGGCCGACGACCACCGGCCGGACGAGCACGGCGAGGAGCTGCCCGAGCCGGGCGACGCCGACGAGGACGTCCGCACCGAGGTATGGGGCATCGTCGTCACCTGCGACAACGAAGAGGAGTAGACCCGCCTACTCGAGCACCTGGCCGATGAGAGATGGCAGGTCCGCGCGCGCTCATGTGACCCGGGCCCATCGAGCGGCTCCACCCAGGCCCAACTCAATCGTCATCACTAGTGATCTCGCTAGAACGCACCGTCCGGACCAGGACACTCCCGAAAAAGGTATAGGCGAGGACCCGGACCACCGGAGGCGAGTCAGCTGGCTCACCGTCATATACATCGACCTTCCTTCGGCCGAACACGGTGAACCCGGTCAGCTCGACACTGACCCCCTCAGGAACGATGACTTCAATCCCCCCAAAGAGGGAAGCGACCTTGATCTGCTCCGCATCAGCAGGCACGATCGCTTCGCTTACGTCAACCTCCATGCCGAATAGCGGTGAAA includes:
- a CDS encoding NADPH-dependent F420 reductase produces the protein MSSISIIGLGGMGRAIGARAVEGGHAVEVVGRDAAKAKDLAAALGGGATAGTFGTAPAGDIVILAVPNASAVPVVAQYGDALAGKVIIDITNPMKADATGLTTPDGTSAAQEIAKAAPASAHVVKAFNTVFGHVLAPGRPLDVLFAGDDARAKASVSAFIESLGLRPLDAGGLEMAHWLEGTGLLMINLARHGVGDFNFALGVSNLS
- a CDS encoding SDR family oxidoreductase; translated protein: MRVFVTGGTGHSGSYIVPELIAAGHEVTGLARSDTAAAALSALGAKVRRGDLGDLDGLKEAAADSDGVIHVAHRQDLLFSGGIHAVAAAELPIMLAYGEALAGTGKPLVAAGSIGSPGQGFLGRTATEEDPALPSGDEHKGTLRARNVVETTVIGLAEQGVRSSVVRIANIAHSTTDRAGFLPTLIALAKEKGFIGYPGDGANLWNAVHIRDVASLFRLALEKGPAGKYWHAVDDGGIPVREIAEAIGSRLGLPAVSVPVDELVLPGYFGFLANIVTQSYPASNLVTRRTLGWEPAQPRLLADLDNGHYFPAS
- a CDS encoding type II toxin-antitoxin system Phd/YefM family antitoxin, whose product is MERRLSEHDHFTLTRNGRPHAVIVSVAKWESPQETLEILADPEIRGDLVEAAAGVESVDVTTEEEMAAIMAARLGKASA
- a CDS encoding NAD(P)-binding domain-containing protein, producing the protein MTTVGFIGSGAIGSTIARLAVEAGHQVVLSNSRGPETLADMAAELGPRASAASRGSR
- a CDS encoding DUF1707 SHOCT-like domain-containing protein, whose amino-acid sequence is MSDPEITRASEIDRDAVVERLRAASAEGLLTPEELNTRTEAAYASQTPGELAEVIADLPERSSSVTQVQDKRSRRFYTTWAGAGLQRAEGGLLVSPLFGMEVDVSEAIVPADAEQIKVASLFGGIEVIVPEGVSVELTGFTVFGRRKVDVYDGEPADSPPVVRVLAYTFFGSVLVRTVRSSEITSDDD